From a region of the Alosa sapidissima isolate fAloSap1 chromosome 9, fAloSap1.pri, whole genome shotgun sequence genome:
- the LOC121719799 gene encoding B-cell receptor CD22-like, whose translation MSVSVRPSGEIVEGDSVTLICSSDANPPVHNYTWYRRSGDKTAQVATGLKYSITNTSTAHRGHYYCEARNDIGVKSTDVTLLNIRYSPKSISVSASLSGDLSEGTTVTLTCSSDANPPVHNHTWYMKSGAEALIRGTGESISFNVTSDTSGLYYCEAKNEIGSQNSTEVQILLAGNQDSSMVLAAEVILIVILIPILILLGLLWLRIRKKRRPSGSGTRSQQEDTESDANAVNATISAVAMTAGPSQAACAAYEDVHYASIQFSGSKGREGPVYGNIRQPKPPKQREDVEYSTVKFSQPSAATQSEDKSAIYSTVNKSSRT comes from the exons ATGTCAGTGTCAGTCAGACCCTCCGGGGAAATAGTGGAGGGCGACTCAGTGACTCTGATTTGCAGCAGTGATGCTAACCCTCCAGTGCACAACTACACCTGGTACAGAAGGAGTGGAGACAAAACCGCACAGGTGGCAACAGGACTGAAGTACAGCATCaccaacaccagcactgcacacAGAGGTCATTACTACTGTGAAGCCCGGAATGATATTGGCGTGAAAAGCACGGATGTGACACTCCTGAACATCAGAT ACTCCCCAAAGAGCATATCAGTATCTGCTAGCCTCTCTGGTGATCTGTCTGAGGGCACCACAGTGACTCTAacctgcagcagtgatgccaaCCCACCAGTGCACAACCACACCTGGTATATGAAGAGTGGGGCTGAAGCTCTTATCAGGGGCACAGGGGAGAGCATCAGCTTCAATGTGACCTCTGATACCAGTGGACTTTACTACTGTGAGGCTAAGAATGAAATAGGCTCTCAGAACTCTACTGAAGTTCAAATCCTTTTAGCGG GGAACCAGGATAGCTCCATGGTCTTGGCAGCTGAAGTCATTTTAATTGTGATACTGATTCCCATACTGATATTGCTTGGACTCCTCTGGCTGAG AATCCGAAAGAAGAGACGCCCATCAGGTTCTGGGACAAGGTCCCAACAGGAGGACACAGAG aGCGATGCCAATGCTGTGAACGCCACCATCTCAGCAGTGGCTATGACTGCTGGCCCATCACAGGCAGCTTGTGCAGCATATGAAGATGTTCACTACGCCAGCATTCAATTCAGTGGATCCAAAGGGCGTGAAGGACCTGTGTACGGCAACATCCGACAGCCCAAACCCCCCAAACAGCGCGAGGATGTGGAGTATTCCACAGTGAAGTTCTCTCAGCCCAGTGCTGCCACCCA